The DNA region ACTGCATTCCAGGTATAACCTATTTTTTCATTATTTTTATAAATGTTATAAAAATAATGTTTTTTAGTTTCTAAACCATTTTTTAAAAGTGTATTAAAAGTTTCTTTTGCAAGTTCTAAAGCTTCTTCTTCTGCCCATACTCCTATATTTACTTTGGATTTAGAATAATCTGCTATCATTTTTCCTTTTATGATTTGAAAGTCTTCTTCTGACATTAATTTTAATTCTATCATAAAGTTACACCCCTTTTTTATAAATTTAAAGCAAAAAACAACTAAATAATTGATTAAAATTTTAATTGAAATATAATAAAGTTTTTATTTAAACTCACTATCAAAGATAATTTTAATCAATCTATTTTAATTATTTATACTTTAAAATAAGGGATAGAGTTCGCTCTATCCCCTCTTTAATTAATCAACTATTTCAGCATCTTGTACATCGTCATCAGATTTTTTATCTTCTTCAGGTTGTGCTTGTTGTCCAGCTTGATCTGCTTGAGCTGTTTTATATATTTCCTCTGCTAATTTATGAGATACTTGAGTTAATTCTTCAGTTGCTTTTTTAATAGCATCTAAATCATCTTTATCTTTTACTTCTTTTAATTTATTCACTGCAGCTTCAATATTTGCTCTTTCTTCAGCAGATACTTTATCACCATATTCTTTTAATGATTTTTCAGTAGCAAACACTAATTGATCTGCTGTATTTCTAGCTTCAGCTATTTCTTTGAATTTTTTATCTTCAGCTTCATGAAGTTCTGCATCTTTTTTCATTTTTTCTATTTCTTCTTCACTTAAGTTTGATGAGCCAGAAATAGTTACTTTATTTTCTTTTCCTGTTCCTAAATCTTTTGCAGTAACATGTACTATACCATTTGCATCTATATCAAATGTTACTTCAATTTGAGGTACTCCTCTTGGAGCAGCTGGTATTCCTTCTAAATTAAATTCTCCTAATAAATGGTTATCTACAGCTTTAGCTCTTTCTCCTTGATATACTTTTATTGTAACTGCTGGTTGATTGTCTACTGCTGTTGAGAACACTTGAGATTTTTTAACAGGTATTGTTGTATTTCTTTCTATCATTTTAGTGAATACCCCACCTAAAGTTTCAATTCCAAGTGATAATGGAGTAACATCAAGAAGTAATACATCTTTTACATCTCCCATTAAAACTCCACCTTGAATAGCAGCTCCAGAAGCTACCACTTCATCAGGGTTTATACTTTTATTAGCTTTTTTCCCAAAATATCCTTCTACCCACTCTTGAACTGCTGGTATTCTTGTAGATCCACCAACTAATAATATTTCATCTATATCAGATACTGAAAGTCCAGCATCTTCTAATGCTCTTTTTGTAGGTCCTTGTGTTTTTTCTACTAATCCTTTAGTTAATTCATTAAATAATGCTCTAGTTAATTTTTTTTCTAAATGTTTAGGTCCTGTTGCGTCCATTGTAATAAATGGTAAAGAAATTGTTGTTTCCATCATTGATGAAAGATCTTTTTTTGCTTTTTCTGCAGCATCTTTTAATCTTTGTGTAGCCATTTTATCTTGAGCTAAATCTAATCCAGTTTCAGCTTTAAATTCTTTTACTAACCAATCAATTATTGCTTGGTCAAAATCATCTCCACCTAAATGATTATCTCCAGATGTTGATATAACTTCAACTACACCATCACCTATTTCTAGTATTGATACGTCAAATGTACCTCCTCCAAGGTCAAATACAAGTACTTTTTCTTCTTTTTTCTTATCTAATCCATAAGCAAGTGCTGCTGCTGTTGGTTCATTTATAATTCTTTTTACTTCTAATCCTGCTATTGCGCCAGCATCTTTTGTAGCTTGTCTTTGAGCATCTGTAAAATAAGCTGGTACTGTTATTACAGCTTCTTTTATTTCTTCTCCTAAATAACTTTCAGCATCTTTTTTTAATTTTCTAAGAATCATAGCCGAAATTTCTTGTGGTGTATAATCTTTGTTATGAACATTTACTTTATAATCTGTTCCCATATGTCTTTTAATAGATATTATTGTTGAATCAGGATTTGTTATAGCTTGTCTTTTTGCTATTTCCCCTACTATTATTTCACCATTATCTTTTATATTAACTACTGATGGAGTTGTTCTTGCTCCTTCAGCATTTGGGATTACAGTAAAGTTTGAACCTTCCATTACAGAAACACATGAGTTAGTTGTTCCTAAATCTATACCAATAATTTTTGCCATTTTGACATTCCTCCTTTATTTAATTAAATTCAATATTTCTTTTTTTATACTTTTTACTTTAAATTCATCATATTTTTTTATTAATTCTATTACATGTTTTGATTCTAAATGTCTCTCGTAATCTTCTTTTGTTTCCCATTCCTCTAATAGTATAAGTTCATCTGGTAATTCATGATTTATAAACACTCTATAATTTTCACACCCTATTTCATTTAATGTGAGAGGCTTATTTTTTAATAATTCCTCTTTAAAACTTTTTATTGATTCTTTTTCTAAATTAAATCTTTCTAAAACTACTATTTTTTGAGACATTCTAATCACATCCTTATACTATTTTTATTATCTTATTTTTTACATACTTTAACCATTGAAGGTCTAATTACTTTTCCATGCATAGTATAACCTTTTTGAAGCTCCATTACGATGTAATCATTTTCTACATCTTCTATGTTTTCTACCATTACAGCTTGGTGTTTGTATGGATCAAATTTTTCTCCAACAGCTTTTATTTCTTCTACTCCCTCTGATTTTAATGTGTTTTTTATTTGATTAAGAGTCATATCAACCCCTTTTACTAATGAATCAAAATCTTTTGATTCAAGAGAAGCAGAAATAGCTCTTTCTAAATTATCTACCCCTTCTAAAAATTTTGCTATAATTTTTTCTGCAGCATACTTTTTTAATTCTTCAAATTCATTTTCTTTTCTTCTAGCAAAATTTTGAAATTCTGCATTTTTTCTAGCATATGCATTTTTCAATTCTTCTATTTCTTTATTTGCATTTTCTAATTGTTTTTCTAAGTCATTTGTTTCTTCTTTTGGTTCTTCTATTGTTTCCTCTTCTGTTTTAGCTTGATTTTCTTTTTCTAATTCTTCTTGTTTTAATTCTTCCATTTCTTCTTTAAATATCTCCTTATTTTTTATTTCATCCTTTTTTTTCATATCTAACCTTCTCCTTTTAAGTCTTGGATTACTCTATTTACTTCTTCAGATATATATTCTACTAAACTAACTGTTTTAGAATATTCCATTCGTTTTGGTCCTATTACTCCTATTACTCCTTTAGAACCCCTTAAATTATAAGTTGAAAAAACAAAACTAAACTCTGATAAAGGTTCTATATTAAGGTCTTCTCCTAGCAAAATATATACTTTACCTTCTTCATAATTTCCTTTTTTTACAATTTCTTCAAAAGTATTTCTTAAATGTTGCTTTTTATTAAAAACATCTACCATATTTAGTACATCATTATTGTTGTTTAATGTTTTTAGTATATTAGACTCTCCTTTAATAAAGAATCCATCATTTTCATCTTCTTTTTCTTCAAAGTTTTCAAATATTTTATTATCTAGCATTTTTTTTAATTTTTCATAAAATTGACTTAATGTTATTTCTGAATTTTTCAATTCTTTTTTTAATTCTTGTTTTATATATTCTGTTTCTTCATCAGTTATCATTGAATCTAAATGTATTTTTTTTGTTTTAACACTACAATCATCTAATATAACTATTGTCATTATAGTATAATCTGTTATCTGCATTATCTCTATTTTTTTTACGAGTTCTTTTTCTATTTTAGGTTCTATTACTATCGCTGCATATGAACTCATTTTAGAAAGTAATTTTGAAGTTTTTTCAAAAATTGTATCTAGTTCTAACATTCTTTTCTCATAAGCAAGTTCTATTTTTTCTTTTTCTAATTTTGATAATTTTCTTATTTTTAATAGTTCCTGCAAATAAAATTTATATCCTAAATCAGTAGGAACTCTTCCAGAAGATGTATGAGTTTTTTTTATATACCCAAGTTCTTCAAGATCTGCCATTACATTTCTTATTGTAGCTGACGAAAAACCAAAATCATATTTTTTTACTAATGTACGCGACCCTATAGTATCTCCAAATGTAAGATAATATTCTATTATTGCCCCTAAAACTAATCGCTCTCTTTCATTTAAACTCATATCTCTCACCTCTTGTTAGCACTCGTTATGATAGAGTGCTAATCTTTGATAATAATATACATCTTTTTTATTTATTTGTCAATACTTTTTCAAAAAAAATTAGCACTCTTTTTTTCGAGTGCTAATTTATATCAAAATAATCTATCATATCTTTGATTTTATTAGATTTTTTATTTAACTCATCTGAGATATTTTGAATATTTTGAGTTATATTAAAATTATTTTTTGATATTTCTGATAACTCTTCTGTTTTTTCTTTTAACATTTCATTTGAAGTTGAGATTGACTTTATTCCTACTTCGATTTTATTAAAACTTTCTACTTGTTCATTTATTTTTTTTGTAATATTGTTTATTTTGGTACTTATATCTTCTATCTCATATTTTACATTTATAAATGTATTTTTAGTTTTATCTACAATATTAATATTATTTTCTGTTCTTTCTTTTTCAATTTCCATATCTTTTTCTATAATTTTCATATTTTTTTGTATATCAATTAAAAGTTCTTCTACTTCTTTTACAAAATCTCCTGTTTCTAATGATAATTTTTTTACTTCTTCTGCTACTACTCCAAATCCTTTTCCAGCATCTCCTGCTCTTGCTGCTTCTATTGCTGCATTAAGAGCTAATAAATTTGTTTTATTTGAAATATCAGTTATTTTACTCATAACTTCTATTATTTTATTTATTTCTTCAGATAAATTATTTATGGAATATGATGATTCATCTATTTTTTCTTTTACTTCTTGTGTTGAAATAGCTATGTTTTCCATATTAATATAACTATCACTTGCTAATTTTTCTATATCTATACTTTGATTTTTTATTGTTTTTATATTTTCTATAACAAAATCATTTATTTTGGCGTTTTTTTCTACTGTTATATTTAATTCTTCCGTGGCATCAGATACCTCAAAAAAACTTTCTGTTATATTTTCTATCGTTTCATTTATTAATTCTGTCTCTTTATTTAATTCTGTTGAATTATTCTTCAAATAAATTGATTTTTTTTCTAAATCAACTGTATCTATTTTTAACATCTCTATTATTTCATTTAATTTATCAATCATTTTATTTATTTCATTTCCCAAGTCCTCCATTTCATCTTTAGAAGTTATATTTACTTTTTCTAAAAGATTACCATTTGCAATTTTTTTTATTATATTAAATATTATTTCCAATTTTTTTATAATTATTCTATTTATAATTATTATTAATAGTATCGAAACAACTAAAGTAACTAATATGTAAAATATTAAAGTACTTAGTATTTCTTTTTTTAATTTATCATTAACATCTTTTATATTTATTTTATATTTTTTATAACCAATAATTTCATTTTTATAATTTTTTAAAGAATAATAAGCATAAAAATTATCATTTTCTTTTTTAAAATATTTATTTTCTTTTTGAATTTCATCAAAAATATCTTCTTTTTCTTTTACTTCAGATTCAAAGTTTGATATTGCAATTTTATTTTTATTGTTTTTTCTATAAATAATAGATACTTGATACTCTCCTTTTAAAATATCTTTATTTAATTTTTGAATAAATTTATTTACTCCACCAATATCAAATGTTGTTTGAACAATAACTATTCCTAAAAAATTTGCCATATAAATAACAGGAGTCGTTGTGTAAATTGTAAGACCTCTATCTCCTATTATAAGCCCACTATTACTCTTTTTATTTTTTATACTATTATTTATAATCTCATTATTTATTTGTGTTTTTCTTGGGGGGATATAGGAAAATAATAAATTTTTATTTTTATCAATAATAATAAAATTTCTAAGTCCTATATTATTTTTATAATGATAATAGCTACTTTGCGTAATTGCTTTTATTTCTTGTTTATCTCTATTATTCAAAGCTTTTCCAAAAGCTAAATTCTTATTAATACTTTCTAAAAATAATGAAGTATTTTCTATTTTTGAATTAATATAATTATCTAATGAAATATTTTTTAAATTAGCCAAAGTTATTAGAGTTAATCTATTAGATTTTTCTAATCTTTTAATATCATTAATACAGAGGTAAGTAAACATTATTACCATACTTAATAAAATTAAAGTTACTGTTTTAAATTTGACACTTATTTTCCTAATCTTAAATTTTTTTATTTTTTTCTTTGTTTTTTCTAGATTTTTATTCAAAATATATTCTCCTTTCAAAAATACGATTTCTGAAATATTATACAGCATCTGTACTAATTTTGATAATAAATTATATAAATACATTGTATATATTTTTTAAATAATCTCTCTAATTTAATATATTTGACGTTTTTAATAAGTTGCATCGAAAATAATAATATATAATTCAATATTGCTGTTTACAACATTCTTTATCTATGCTATAATACGACAATAATAAAAATTAGAGATAGAGGCTGCAAAATTTATTAGTAGTTATATGGAGACTAGCAATCTATGAAATATAACAAAAGGAAATTTTGCCGAAATGCAAGATATGCTAAAATCTTGACATTGGGGTTATAGAGAATATCTATAGCACTGTCACAATTATTTGTGATGAGCTATCCGGGTAAAATATTAATTTTTATATTAATGCCGGATATATTTTATATCCGGTTTTTTATTTTATTTATTAGGAGGCTTATATGATGTTTAAAAAAAGAGTTAACTTAATTACTCTAATGTTTTTAGTGATTTCTGTATTTTCATTTGCTGGTGGCAATGAAAATGCTACAAAATTTGGATTATTAACGCTACTTCCACCAATTGTTGCTATTGTATTAGCATTTATGACAAAAAATGTTGTTTTATCATTATTTATTGGTATTTACTCTGGTACATTTTTATTAAATATTCAAGGTAAAGGATTCTTCTTTTCTTTTATTCATGGGTTTCTAGATATAATCAAAAATGTATTAAGTTCATTATCTGATTCTTGGAATGCTGGAATAGTATTACAAGTATTAACTATTGGTGGACTTGTAGCTCTTGTTTCTAAAATGGGAGGAGCTAAAGCCATCGCTGAATCCTTAGCTAGAAAAGCTAAATCCCCAGTATCTGCACAAATTATTACTTGGTTACTTGGAATATTTATTTTCTTTGATGACTATGCTAACGCTTTAATTGTTGGCCCAATCATGCGACCTATTACTGATAAAATGAAAATTTCTAGAGAAAAATTAGCCTTTGTTATAGATGCAACTGCTGCTCCTATAGCTGGAATAGCTATTATCTCTACATGGATTGGATATGAAATTTCATTGATAAAAGATGGATTTTCACTTATTGGAATTGAAAATATAAATGCTTATGCTTATTTTGTTCAAACTATCCCTTATAGATTTTATAATATCTTAATGCTTGCATTTATACCTATGTCCGCTATTATGATGAGAGAATTCGGACCTATGTTAAAAGCTGAAAATAGAGCTAGAACAACTGGAAAGGTATTAGCACATAATGCAAAACCTATGATATCTGCTGAATCTACGGCACTTGAACCTGATGAAAGCGTAAAGTTAAATATATGGAATGCTATCATACCTATTGGTACTCTTATTATTTCTGCATTTATTGGATTTTATTTTAATGGGTTATCTACTCTTGAAGGAGATCTATTAAGTCAAGTTCAATCAAATCCACTTTCGATGTTTGCAATAAGAGAAACTTTTGGAGCTTCTGATGCATCTATAGTTTTATTCGAAGCTGCTTTATTTGCATCTATTGTAGCTATAATAATGGGTATTTCACAAAAAATATTTAATATAAATGATGCTATTGATACATGGGTTCATGGAATGAAATCACTTGTAATAACTGGGGTAATCTTATTACTTGCGTGGTCATTAAGTTCTGTTATAAAAGAACTTGGAACAAGTGTTTATCTAGTAAATTTAGCATCTAATAGTATTCCTAAATTTTTACTTCCAGCTATTATATTTATACTTGGTTCTGGTATAGCTTTTGCTACTGGTACTTCTTATGGAACAATGGGTATCCTTATGCCTCTTGCTATACCTTTAGCAAATGCTATTGGACAGAATGCTGGTTTAACTGGAGAAGCTGTTATTAGCTATATAATAGTTACTATTGGAGCTGTTCTTACTGGTGCTGTTTTTGGCGATCATTGTTCACCAATTTCAGACACTACTATACTTTCATCTATGGGTTCAGCTTGTGATCATATTGACCATACTAAAACTCAATTAATATACGCATTATCTGTAGGCGCTTTAGCTGTTGTATTTGGTTACATTCCTGCTGGAATGGGATTACCAATATATCTTGTACTTCCTATAGCTATACTATCAGTATATTTATTATTACTAATCTTTGGAAAAAAAATAGATATAGAAAACATATAAAAAATAGCTCTAGTAGAAAATGCACCCCATTTAATAAGCAGAAAAAACTGTCTAATACTAAATGGTGGTGCATTTTTTATACATTAAAAAAAACTTCAGACAATGCTCCGATTAAAAACTTCTACAGCTTACTAAAGTAAGAAACTCTTTATAATTGTAATATCACATTTTTAAAAAAGTATATAGATTTACTTGTAAAGTGATTGAATTTTTATAATAATAAAATTAGATTAATAACATTAAAAAAACACAGCTTTTTTATGCTGTGTTCACTTTTTTGTGCGCATTAATAATAATACCTCTTTTTTTATTTAAAACTCTAAAAATTCTTTTTCATATTCTATTACTTCATCAATTATTTCTTTAACACGCTTTGTCTTTAAAGGTTTTAAAATATAATGTCTTGCACCTTTATCTATTGCTTGAAGTACTAAATTTTTCTCACTTATAGCACTTACCATAATTACTTTAGCATTTTCATCATATTCTATTATTTTTTCAAGTGCTTCTAATCCATCAACTTCTGGCATTGTAATATCTAAAGTTACAAAATCCGGTTTTAACTTCCTATATTTCTCTGCTGCTTCTTTCCCGTTTACTGCTTCACCTACTACTTTGTGCCCAATTTCTTCTAAAATAACCTTAAGTCTATCCCTCATTCCATCAAAGTCATCAACTATTAAAAAAGTATACATCAATTCCCCACCACCTTTAATTAATTTTATCTTTTTTATATTTTCGATAAATATTCCTTTTTTCCTACAAAAAAAATGGAAAAAAATAAAATTTATAGAAAATTTTAAGTATTTATTATATAATATATTATATAACAAAATAAAGGAGAGTGCTAGAAAAAATGGAAAAAAAAATTATTTTAAATGGGATTTTTTATATTATTCTTACATCAATTTTTATTTATTTATGGATAAAAGAAAAACAAATTGCTGCTACTATCAAATCATATAGAGATTCTTTTTCAAATTTTTTAATAAATTCTTTTAATATAAGAAACTCAAAATACCAAACAAGTCTAAGAAAAACTGTTGATTTTATTGAAACTATTACCAGTGCTATTATTTTAGTACTTATTATTCAAAGATTTTATTTAGGAAATTTTTTAGTGCCTACTGGTTCTATGATTCCTACTATTATACCAAAAGATAGACTTTTTGGAAATATGGTAATTTATAAATTTACTAAACCAAAAAGAGAAGATATTATTGTCTTTAAGGAACCTATTGATAATAAAGTACTCTATACTAAAAGACTTATGGGACTTCCTGGTGAAACTGTTCAAATTAAAGATGATTATCTATTTATAAATAATAAAAAAATTTCAACAAGAAATTATTCTAATTTAGCTGATTTACAACCTAATGTTGAATGGATAATACCTAAAAAAGGTGATACTTTAGAAATTTATGCTGATTTTAATATAAAAAATGTATTAATTGAAAAAAATATAGATATAGAAAAATTTCAACAAGTTATTTACGACCATCCTGGTAGAATAACTACATTTTTTAAAGGTATTCATTTTAAAATAAATGGTAAAGAGACCGGTCCAGTACCTGATTATATTCATGATAAAAATACTATTTCAAAATTAATAAATGGTAAAACTCTAAAATTCACAATAAACGAAGATTATTATCTAGCACTTGGCGACAATACAAATAATAGTATGGATTCAA from Hypnocyclicus thermotrophus includes:
- a CDS encoding methyl-accepting chemotaxis protein yields the protein MNKNLEKTKKKIKKFKIRKISVKFKTVTLILLSMVIMFTYLCINDIKRLEKSNRLTLITLANLKNISLDNYINSKIENTSLFLESINKNLAFGKALNNRDKQEIKAITQSSYYHYKNNIGLRNFIIIDKNKNLLFSYIPPRKTQINNEIINNSIKNKKSNSGLIIGDRGLTIYTTTPVIYMANFLGIVIVQTTFDIGGVNKFIQKLNKDILKGEYQVSIIYRKNNKNKIAISNFESEVKEKEDIFDEIQKENKYFKKENDNFYAYYSLKNYKNEIIGYKKYKINIKDVNDKLKKEILSTLIFYILVTLVVSILLIIIINRIIIKKLEIIFNIIKKIANGNLLEKVNITSKDEMEDLGNEINKMIDKLNEIIEMLKIDTVDLEKKSIYLKNNSTELNKETELINETIENITESFFEVSDATEELNITVEKNAKINDFVIENIKTIKNQSIDIEKLASDSYINMENIAISTQEVKEKIDESSYSINNLSEEINKIIEVMSKITDISNKTNLLALNAAIEAARAGDAGKGFGVVAEEVKKLSLETGDFVKEVEELLIDIQKNMKIIEKDMEIEKERTENNINIVDKTKNTFINVKYEIEDISTKINNITKKINEQVESFNKIEVGIKSISTSNEMLKEKTEELSEISKNNFNITQNIQNISDELNKKSNKIKDMIDYFDIN
- the lepB gene encoding signal peptidase I, with protein sequence MEKKIILNGIFYIILTSIFIYLWIKEKQIAATIKSYRDSFSNFLINSFNIRNSKYQTSLRKTVDFIETITSAIILVLIIQRFYLGNFLVPTGSMIPTIIPKDRLFGNMVIYKFTKPKREDIIVFKEPIDNKVLYTKRLMGLPGETVQIKDDYLFINNKKISTRNYSNLADLQPNVEWIIPKKGDTLEIYADFNIKNVLIEKNIDIEKFQQVIYDHPGRITTFFKGIHFKINGKETGPVPDYIHDKNTISKLINGKTLKFTINEDYYLALGDNTNNSMDSRVWGFLAEHRIKGKPFLRFWPLNRIGLLK
- a CDS encoding GNAT family N-acetyltransferase, with the translated sequence MIELKLMSEEDFQIIKGKMIADYSKSKVNIGVWAEEEALELAKETFNTLLKNGLETKKHYFYNIYKNNEKIGYTWNAVPDREMFIYNVEVFEKYKDMDYEDEIMKKIEENAKNLGANRITVHLFGNSIELLKVYQKMGYQLTDITICKKV
- the grpE gene encoding nucleotide exchange factor GrpE, whose amino-acid sequence is MKKKDEIKNKEIFKEEMEELKQEELEKENQAKTEEETIEEPKEETNDLEKQLENANKEIEELKNAYARKNAEFQNFARRKENEFEELKKYAAEKIIAKFLEGVDNLERAISASLESKDFDSLVKGVDMTLNQIKNTLKSEGVEEIKAVGEKFDPYKHQAVMVENIEDVENDYIVMELQKGYTMHGKVIRPSMVKVCKK
- a CDS encoding Na+/H+ antiporter NhaC family protein, whose translation is MMFKKRVNLITLMFLVISVFSFAGGNENATKFGLLTLLPPIVAIVLAFMTKNVVLSLFIGIYSGTFLLNIQGKGFFFSFIHGFLDIIKNVLSSLSDSWNAGIVLQVLTIGGLVALVSKMGGAKAIAESLARKAKSPVSAQIITWLLGIFIFFDDYANALIVGPIMRPITDKMKISREKLAFVIDATAAPIAGIAIISTWIGYEISLIKDGFSLIGIENINAYAYFVQTIPYRFYNILMLAFIPMSAIMMREFGPMLKAENRARTTGKVLAHNAKPMISAESTALEPDESVKLNIWNAIIPIGTLIISAFIGFYFNGLSTLEGDLLSQVQSNPLSMFAIRETFGASDASIVLFEAALFASIVAIIMGISQKIFNINDAIDTWVHGMKSLVITGVILLLAWSLSSVIKELGTSVYLVNLASNSIPKFLLPAIIFILGSGIAFATGTSYGTMGILMPLAIPLANAIGQNAGLTGEAVISYIIVTIGAVLTGAVFGDHCSPISDTTILSSMGSACDHIDHTKTQLIYALSVGALAVVFGYIPAGMGLPIYLVLPIAILSVYLLLLIFGKKIDIENI
- a CDS encoding response regulator; protein product: MYTFLIVDDFDGMRDRLKVILEEIGHKVVGEAVNGKEAAEKYRKLKPDFVTLDITMPEVDGLEALEKIIEYDENAKVIMVSAISEKNLVLQAIDKGARHYILKPLKTKRVKEIIDEVIEYEKEFLEF
- the hrcA gene encoding heat-inducible transcriptional repressor HrcA encodes the protein MSLNERERLVLGAIIEYYLTFGDTIGSRTLVKKYDFGFSSATIRNVMADLEELGYIKKTHTSSGRVPTDLGYKFYLQELLKIRKLSKLEKEKIELAYEKRMLELDTIFEKTSKLLSKMSSYAAIVIEPKIEKELVKKIEIMQITDYTIMTIVILDDCSVKTKKIHLDSMITDEETEYIKQELKKELKNSEITLSQFYEKLKKMLDNKIFENFEEKEDENDGFFIKGESNILKTLNNNNDVLNMVDVFNKKQHLRNTFEEIVKKGNYEEGKVYILLGEDLNIEPLSEFSFVFSTYNLRGSKGVIGVIGPKRMEYSKTVSLVEYISEEVNRVIQDLKGEG
- the dnaK gene encoding molecular chaperone DnaK — protein: MAKIIGIDLGTTNSCVSVMEGSNFTVIPNAEGARTTPSVVNIKDNGEIIVGEIAKRQAITNPDSTIISIKRHMGTDYKVNVHNKDYTPQEISAMILRKLKKDAESYLGEEIKEAVITVPAYFTDAQRQATKDAGAIAGLEVKRIINEPTAAALAYGLDKKKEEKVLVFDLGGGTFDVSILEIGDGVVEVISTSGDNHLGGDDFDQAIIDWLVKEFKAETGLDLAQDKMATQRLKDAAEKAKKDLSSMMETTISLPFITMDATGPKHLEKKLTRALFNELTKGLVEKTQGPTKRALEDAGLSVSDIDEILLVGGSTRIPAVQEWVEGYFGKKANKSINPDEVVASGAAIQGGVLMGDVKDVLLLDVTPLSLGIETLGGVFTKMIERNTTIPVKKSQVFSTAVDNQPAVTIKVYQGERAKAVDNHLLGEFNLEGIPAAPRGVPQIEVTFDIDANGIVHVTAKDLGTGKENKVTISGSSNLSEEEIEKMKKDAELHEAEDKKFKEIAEARNTADQLVFATEKSLKEYGDKVSAEERANIEAAVNKLKEVKDKDDLDAIKKATEELTQVSHKLAEEIYKTAQADQAGQQAQPEEDKKSDDDVQDAEIVD
- a CDS encoding putative quinol monooxygenase; this encodes MSQKIVVLERFNLEKESIKSFKEELLKNKPLTLNEIGCENYRVFINHELPDELILLEEWETKEDYERHLESKHVIELIKKYDEFKVKSIKKEILNLIK